Proteins found in one Thermoflexus sp. genomic segment:
- a CDS encoding DUF6883 domain-containing protein, translated as MFENQHQEIPDIVDGELLTPLGRRVSVRTVWIVEGEEEIPRFVTAYPQTGE; from the coding sequence ATGTTCGAAAACCAACATCAGGAAATTCCGGATATAGTGGATGGGGAGCTGCTCACACCCCTCGGAAGGAGGGTGAGCGTTCGGACGGTATGGATCGTGGAAGGGGAAGAGGAAATCCCCCGGTTCGTAACCGCCTATCCTCAAACAGGAGAGTAA
- a CDS encoding TetR/AcrR family transcriptional regulator: MASRMAGEARRAQILEAAAQVFAQHGFRGATTRAIARAAGVAEGTIFRYFPTKRHLLLALFEAFVIRPIQQQLQTLETMEPREWLEAFLVERLTAMRARLPLMQALYQEIRTDEAVRQMFVEQIARPFLEQVQALLAAALQRRQRPFHPALILWAIWGALHGVTVFGMEMDPGLAALPPEQIARELTALFLWGLEGHPDEPARR, from the coding sequence ATGGCATCCCGGATGGCCGGGGAAGCGCGGCGAGCGCAGATCCTGGAAGCAGCGGCGCAGGTCTTCGCCCAGCATGGGTTCCGGGGGGCCACCACCCGGGCCATCGCCCGGGCTGCCGGAGTGGCCGAGGGGACGATTTTCCGATACTTTCCGACCAAACGACATCTGCTCCTGGCCCTGTTCGAGGCCTTTGTCATCCGGCCGATCCAGCAGCAGCTCCAGACGCTGGAGACCATGGAACCCCGGGAGTGGCTGGAGGCGTTCCTCGTGGAACGCCTGACGGCGATGCGCGCCCGCCTTCCCCTGATGCAGGCCCTGTATCAGGAAATCCGAACGGACGAGGCCGTGCGTCAGATGTTTGTGGAACAGATCGCCCGGCCTTTCCTGGAACAGGTGCAGGCGCTGCTGGCCGCCGCGCTGCAGCGACGGCAGCGCCCATTCCATCCCGCTCTGATCCTGTGGGCGATCTGGGGAGCCCTTCATGGGGTGACCGTCTTTGGCATGGAAATGGACCCTGGCCTGGCGGCCCTTCCCCCCGAGCAGATCGCCCGGGAGCTGACGGCGCTGTTCCTGTGGGGGCTGGAGGGCCATCCCGATGAACCCGCCAGGAGGTGA
- a CDS encoding efflux RND transporter periplasmic adaptor subunit: MRSRRWLWFILLIPLFLIGAWALFQRAQAQPPAFPETATIRRGTLRITLSAAGKIRPRAQAALNFATAGTVAEIFVREGEAVRKGQPLARLDTTDLELAVRQAEIAYLTQQVIYSQTVQGPKAEELAAARAAVRSAQAALQALEKGPDPIDLEIARLNVEIAKNAIWQAQLTRDKTAGTPLAAPVDLDLAKARVGQAELQAEVARLQYEKLKAGARPEQLEAARAQLAQAQANLTRMQPDALTIERARLQLEQARLQLEQARRRLEQATLVAPFDGTVVALNIEVGQVVGAGIPGGAVLLADLSDLYLDLTVDEVDVVRLKEKMPVEITLDALPGRTFRGHIESIAPVAMEAGSAATYRVRVVLDERDPALRSGMSATVEIEVDRRENVLLVPNAAVRRDRSTGRAFVNRVVGDRVEEVEIRLGAQGETESEVLEGLREGDIVALGDLRPPTVFRLFGPRR; encoded by the coding sequence ATGCGAAGCCGCCGATGGTTGTGGTTCATCCTGCTCATCCCGCTGTTCCTGATCGGCGCCTGGGCGCTCTTCCAGCGCGCCCAGGCGCAACCGCCCGCCTTCCCGGAGACGGCGACGATCCGGCGAGGAACGCTCCGGATCACCCTGAGCGCAGCGGGCAAGATCCGCCCCCGCGCCCAGGCCGCCCTGAACTTCGCAACGGCTGGCACGGTGGCGGAGATCTTCGTCCGGGAAGGAGAGGCCGTTCGCAAAGGGCAGCCCCTGGCCCGTCTGGATACGACAGATCTGGAGCTGGCGGTGCGCCAGGCGGAGATCGCCTACCTCACCCAGCAGGTGATCTACAGTCAGACCGTTCAGGGTCCCAAAGCGGAGGAACTGGCCGCCGCGCGAGCGGCCGTGCGCAGCGCCCAGGCGGCTTTGCAGGCCCTGGAGAAAGGGCCCGATCCCATCGATCTGGAGATCGCCCGGTTGAACGTGGAGATCGCCAAGAACGCCATCTGGCAGGCGCAGCTGACCCGGGATAAAACCGCAGGCACGCCGCTCGCCGCGCCGGTCGATCTGGATCTGGCCAAAGCCCGGGTGGGGCAGGCGGAGCTCCAGGCGGAGGTCGCCCGGCTCCAGTACGAGAAGCTGAAGGCGGGGGCCCGACCCGAACAGCTGGAAGCCGCCCGGGCCCAGCTGGCCCAGGCCCAGGCCAACCTGACCCGGATGCAGCCCGATGCGCTGACCATCGAGCGCGCGCGCCTGCAGCTGGAACAGGCCCGTTTGCAGCTGGAGCAGGCCCGGCGCCGCCTGGAACAGGCCACCCTGGTGGCGCCCTTCGACGGCACGGTCGTCGCCCTGAACATCGAGGTCGGCCAGGTCGTCGGCGCAGGCATCCCCGGAGGGGCCGTCCTCCTCGCGGATCTGAGCGATCTCTACCTGGATCTGACCGTGGATGAGGTGGACGTTGTCCGCCTGAAGGAGAAAATGCCCGTGGAGATCACCCTGGATGCCCTGCCCGGGCGCACGTTCCGGGGCCATATCGAATCCATCGCCCCGGTGGCCATGGAAGCCGGGAGCGCAGCCACTTACCGGGTCCGGGTGGTGCTGGATGAGCGGGATCCCGCCCTGCGGTCAGGCATGAGCGCCACCGTGGAGATCGAAGTGGATCGCCGGGAAAACGTGCTGCTGGTGCCCAACGCCGCGGTCCGCCGCGATCGGAGCACCGGGCGAGCATTCGTCAACCGTGTGGTGGGCGATCGGGTGGAGGAAGTGGAGATCCGTCTGGGCGCTCAGGGTGAAACCGAAAGCGAGGTGCTGGAAGGATTGCGCGAAGGCGATATCGTGGCCCTCGGCGACCTCCGGCCGCCTACCGTTTTCCGCCTCTTCGGACCCAGGCGGTAG
- the lysW gene encoding lysine biosynthesis protein LysW yields MPSGICPECAAHVPLREDVVLHEFLTCPECGTALEVVSLSPLTLDRAPQVEEDWGE; encoded by the coding sequence ATGCCCAGCGGGATCTGTCCGGAGTGCGCGGCCCATGTGCCGCTGCGAGAGGATGTGGTGCTCCATGAATTCCTGACCTGCCCCGAATGTGGCACGGCTCTGGAGGTGGTTTCTCTTTCCCCTCTGACCCTGGATCGCGCGCCCCAGGTGGAAGAGGACTGGGGGGAGTAG
- the lysX gene encoding lysine biosynthesis protein LysX yields the protein MRIALFCTLVRTEEKWLLEAFRRRGVEAEVIRDRSTILEVGAPDGWNRFDAVLMRSLSHWQALHAAQLLEDMGLPVINPAAVIHTCADKLLTTAALVRAGVPTPRVRVAFSPEGALQAIEEWGYPVVLKPVLGSWGRLLARVNDRDAAEALLEHKETLGGFAHGVYYIQEYIPKPGRDIRAFVVGGETIAAIYRSSEHWITNTARGGRASKCPITSELADLCARAAAAVGGGVLAIDLFEDPQRGLLVNEINHSMEFRNSVEPTGVDIPGAIVEFVIRVARDGWAAAHSHPHPREVQRWNGSA from the coding sequence ATGCGGATCGCCCTGTTCTGCACGCTGGTGCGTACAGAGGAGAAGTGGCTGCTGGAGGCGTTCCGGCGTCGGGGCGTGGAGGCAGAAGTCATCCGCGATCGCTCAACGATCCTGGAGGTCGGCGCCCCGGACGGCTGGAACCGCTTCGATGCGGTGCTGATGCGCTCCCTCAGCCACTGGCAGGCGCTCCACGCCGCGCAACTGCTGGAGGATATGGGCCTGCCGGTCATCAACCCGGCGGCGGTGATCCATACCTGCGCCGATAAGCTCCTCACCACCGCGGCCCTGGTTCGAGCCGGCGTCCCAACCCCGCGCGTCCGGGTCGCCTTCTCTCCAGAGGGGGCGCTGCAGGCCATCGAGGAATGGGGCTATCCGGTCGTCCTCAAGCCGGTGCTCGGCTCGTGGGGACGGCTGCTGGCCCGGGTGAACGATCGGGATGCCGCGGAAGCCCTGCTGGAGCACAAGGAGACGCTCGGGGGCTTCGCCCACGGTGTCTATTACATCCAGGAATACATCCCCAAGCCCGGGCGGGACATCCGGGCCTTCGTTGTGGGCGGCGAGACCATCGCGGCCATCTACCGGTCTTCGGAACACTGGATCACCAACACGGCCCGGGGCGGCCGCGCCTCCAAGTGCCCAATCACTTCCGAGCTGGCCGACCTCTGCGCGCGGGCGGCCGCCGCCGTGGGCGGCGGGGTCCTCGCCATCGACCTTTTCGAGGATCCCCAGCGAGGACTTCTGGTCAACGAAATCAACCATTCCATGGAGTTTCGTAATTCGGTGGAGCCTACCGGCGTGGACATCCCCGGAGCGATCGTGGAGTTTGTGATCCGGGTGGCCCGCGATGGGTGGGCCGCCGCTCACTCCCACCCTCATCCTCGGGAGGTCCAGCGATGGAACGGGTCCGCGTGA
- the argC gene encoding N-acetyl-gamma-glutamyl-phosphate reductase: MERVRVSIVGASGYVGGELLRLLLRHPRVEIAQITSESHAGEPVHRVHPHLRRAAVLTFCRMGDLRPCDVLFVALPHGEVAPRIESFAALAPVVVDLSADFRLRDPEAYRRWYDRPHPHPEWLSRFVYGLPECYREDLRGARYISGVGCNAAAAILALWPLVRADILDPDRPILVDVKASSSEAGREPNPGSHHPERHGAIRPYAPVSHRHTAEVRQALGRDTIALSVTAVDAVRGVLATAHAWPRAPLAESDLWRIYRTAYGEEPFIRMVKDRQGLHRLPDPKAVIGSNFADVGFAVEEETGRIVALCALDNLMKGAAGSAVQSLNIAMGWPETAGLDLIPVYPA; this comes from the coding sequence ATGGAACGGGTCCGCGTGAGCATCGTGGGGGCCTCCGGCTACGTGGGCGGGGAGCTTCTCCGCCTGCTCCTGCGCCATCCGCGGGTGGAGATCGCCCAGATCACCTCCGAATCCCACGCCGGGGAGCCGGTCCACCGCGTGCATCCTCACCTGCGCCGGGCTGCCGTGCTCACCTTCTGCCGGATGGGAGATCTTCGCCCATGCGATGTGCTCTTCGTCGCCCTGCCTCACGGCGAGGTCGCCCCCCGCATCGAATCCTTCGCCGCCCTGGCGCCTGTGGTGGTCGATCTCTCAGCGGACTTTCGGCTCCGCGATCCGGAAGCCTACCGCCGCTGGTATGATCGCCCACATCCCCATCCGGAGTGGCTCTCCCGCTTCGTTTACGGCCTGCCCGAGTGCTACCGGGAGGATCTGCGCGGAGCTCGTTATATCAGCGGGGTCGGCTGCAACGCCGCCGCCGCCATCCTGGCCCTTTGGCCACTGGTTCGGGCCGACATCCTGGATCCAGACCGCCCCATCCTGGTGGATGTCAAGGCCAGCTCCTCGGAGGCGGGCCGTGAACCGAACCCCGGATCCCACCATCCAGAGCGCCACGGCGCCATCCGACCGTATGCCCCCGTCAGCCACCGTCACACCGCCGAGGTCCGCCAGGCCCTGGGCCGTGACACCATCGCCCTCTCTGTGACCGCCGTGGACGCGGTGCGAGGGGTGCTGGCCACGGCGCACGCATGGCCTCGCGCGCCTCTGGCTGAATCCGATCTCTGGCGGATCTACCGCACAGCCTATGGGGAGGAGCCCTTTATCCGGATGGTGAAGGACCGGCAGGGCCTCCACCGGCTGCCGGACCCCAAGGCCGTAATCGGAAGCAACTTCGCGGATGTGGGCTTCGCTGTGGAGGAGGAAACGGGGCGGATCGTCGCTCTGTGCGCCCTGGACAACCTGATGAAAGGCGCAGCAGGATCGGCGGTTCAGTCCCTGAACATCGCCATGGGCTGGCCGGAGACCGCCGGGCTCGACCTGATCCCAGTATATCCGGCATAG
- a CDS encoding [LysW]-aminoadipate kinase translates to MWVIKIGGNAAVNAEAVLEELAAWAREGRRWVLVHGISAEADALGEALGHPPRYVTSASGFTSRYTDERTRDILLMAYGRVNAHLVAGLRRRGVHAIGLRGIDGGLLLARRKEALRIREGDRFLILRGDYSGTPMGVNAALLRALLEQGLYPVIAPMGITPEGEVVNVDGDRAAAAIATALRAEGLIFLTGAPGLLRSFPDEQTRVAELRLEELEEAMAWAQGRMRHKLLAAREALQNGLRCVWLADGRRPTPLTAALQGEGTRILATPSGIPLQVEAMGSEQPLSASGRKKG, encoded by the coding sequence ATGTGGGTGATCAAGATCGGCGGGAACGCCGCCGTGAACGCGGAGGCCGTCCTGGAGGAGCTGGCCGCATGGGCCCGGGAAGGCCGGCGCTGGGTGCTGGTCCACGGGATCTCCGCGGAAGCAGATGCGCTGGGGGAGGCCCTGGGGCATCCGCCCCGCTACGTGACGTCGGCCTCCGGGTTCACCAGCCGCTACACCGATGAGCGCACGCGGGACATCCTGCTGATGGCCTATGGCCGGGTCAACGCCCACCTGGTGGCCGGCCTGCGCCGCCGTGGAGTCCACGCCATCGGCCTGAGAGGGATCGACGGGGGGCTGCTGCTGGCTCGCCGGAAGGAAGCGCTGCGGATCCGCGAGGGGGATCGCTTCCTGATCCTGCGGGGGGATTATTCGGGGACGCCCATGGGGGTGAACGCGGCGCTGCTCCGCGCGCTTCTGGAACAGGGGCTCTACCCGGTGATCGCCCCGATGGGGATCACGCCGGAAGGGGAGGTCGTGAACGTCGACGGGGATCGAGCGGCCGCGGCCATCGCCACGGCCCTTCGAGCGGAGGGGCTGATTTTCCTCACGGGCGCCCCCGGCTTGCTCCGGTCGTTCCCGGATGAGCAAACACGGGTGGCGGAGCTGCGCCTCGAGGAGCTGGAGGAAGCGATGGCCTGGGCGCAGGGGCGCATGCGCCATAAGCTCCTGGCGGCGCGGGAGGCCCTTCAGAACGGCCTTCGCTGCGTCTGGCTGGCCGATGGTCGCCGCCCCACGCCCCTGACCGCTGCCCTCCAGGGGGAAGGAACCCGTATCCTCGCCACGCCTTCCGGGATCCCCCTGCAGGTGGAAGCCATGGGCTCCGAACAGCCCCTGTCCGCTTCCGGGCGAAAAAAAGGATAA
- a CDS encoding aspartate aminotransferase family protein encodes MDVRAIESRYTSGVYPKRDLVLIRGEGVYVWDAEGHRYLDATGGQGVALLGHNPAAVRAALREQMDRLMICPEIFYNDRRAELLEALQSILPGGRAWRIFLCNSGAEAVEAAIKFARWRTGRREIIAARRAFHGRTMGALSATWNPAYRQPFEPLVPGFRHIPFNDVDALEAAIGPETAAVILEPVQGEGGVWPADPAFLQAARKLCDDRGALLIFDEVQTGFGRTGRWFAAEHYEVLPDLFAMGKGMGGGFPIGAVAFPADWGPLPPGAHGSTFGGNPMACAAALAVIETLRREQLVERAARLGAQFQERLRQIRSSLVREIRGLGLMIGVALRARATPILRRMMEEGVLALPAGPDVVRFLPPLIVETHHLEQIASALERALHESATPVPSAVEGGEG; translated from the coding sequence ATGGATGTCCGGGCGATCGAAAGCCGCTACACCAGCGGCGTCTACCCCAAGCGAGACCTGGTGCTGATCCGGGGGGAAGGCGTGTATGTGTGGGACGCGGAAGGACATCGCTACCTGGACGCCACCGGCGGCCAGGGGGTTGCCCTCCTGGGCCACAATCCTGCGGCGGTCCGGGCGGCCCTCCGGGAACAGATGGACCGCCTGATGATTTGCCCGGAGATCTTTTACAACGACCGGCGCGCGGAGCTGCTGGAGGCGCTTCAGAGCATCCTCCCCGGTGGCCGGGCATGGCGGATCTTCCTGTGCAATTCCGGAGCGGAAGCGGTGGAGGCGGCCATCAAGTTCGCCCGCTGGCGCACCGGACGCAGGGAAATCATCGCCGCCCGCCGCGCCTTCCACGGGCGCACGATGGGCGCCCTTTCCGCCACCTGGAACCCGGCCTATCGTCAGCCCTTTGAGCCGCTGGTTCCGGGTTTCCGCCATATCCCCTTCAACGACGTCGACGCCCTGGAGGCCGCCATCGGCCCGGAAACCGCCGCCGTGATCCTGGAGCCCGTTCAGGGGGAGGGAGGCGTATGGCCGGCGGATCCGGCGTTCCTGCAGGCGGCGCGGAAGCTGTGTGACGATCGCGGCGCCCTGTTGATCTTCGATGAAGTGCAAACCGGCTTCGGGCGCACCGGGCGCTGGTTTGCGGCGGAGCATTACGAGGTGCTTCCCGACCTGTTCGCCATGGGCAAGGGAATGGGAGGGGGATTCCCCATCGGCGCCGTCGCCTTCCCCGCTGATTGGGGCCCCCTGCCCCCGGGCGCCCACGGCTCCACCTTTGGGGGGAACCCGATGGCCTGCGCCGCGGCTCTTGCGGTGATCGAAACCCTCCGGCGAGAACAGCTGGTCGAACGGGCAGCCCGTCTGGGCGCACAGTTCCAGGAACGCCTGCGTCAGATCCGCTCCTCCCTCGTGCGGGAGATCCGGGGCCTCGGCCTGATGATCGGCGTGGCCCTGCGGGCGCGCGCCACGCCGATCCTCCGCCGCATGATGGAAGAAGGCGTGCTGGCCCTTCCCGCCGGCCCCGATGTGGTGCGGTTTCTCCCCCCTCTGATCGTGGAAACCCATCACCTGGAGCAAATCGCCAGCGCCCTGGAACGCGCCCTTCACGAATCCGCCACGCCCGTTCCTTCCGCCGTCGAAGGAGGGGAAGGATGA
- a CDS encoding [LysW]-lysine hydrolase, translating into MIRVDDPEALALLEALVRFPSPSGAEGEAAAFLTRWMMAHGFEAWVDEAGNAVGSMGEGPRTLLLLGHLDTAPGEIPVRVENGRLYGRGAVDAKGPLAAAAVAVARVGARPGWRWVVVGAVEEEAATSRGARHLLQTWSPPDMVLILEPSGADAITLGYKGRMLLHLRLEAPNRHTAIPEPNPAERLVDLWITLRERARAASSGNRIFEQITPSLRRIQADGDGLREWAEMTVGFRLPEAWPPERWREAIRPILDTAGATWRTEGEEPAWRASADTPLVRALLAGIRGEGLHPRFLLKSGTSDMNVVGPAWRCPIAAYGPGDARLDHTPEEHMELTEYVTGIRVLTRALEWIAAQA; encoded by the coding sequence ATGATCCGGGTGGATGATCCGGAAGCCCTCGCTCTTCTGGAAGCCCTGGTTCGCTTTCCCAGTCCCTCGGGGGCCGAAGGGGAGGCGGCCGCGTTCCTCACCCGCTGGATGATGGCGCACGGATTCGAGGCCTGGGTGGATGAGGCCGGCAACGCCGTGGGAAGCATGGGGGAAGGCCCCCGGACCCTCCTGCTTCTGGGGCACCTGGACACGGCCCCGGGGGAGATCCCGGTGCGGGTGGAGAACGGTCGCCTGTATGGCCGGGGAGCGGTCGATGCGAAGGGTCCGCTGGCGGCGGCGGCCGTCGCGGTCGCCCGGGTGGGCGCTCGACCGGGGTGGCGATGGGTGGTGGTCGGCGCGGTGGAAGAGGAAGCCGCCACCTCTCGCGGCGCGCGCCATCTCTTGCAAACATGGTCCCCTCCCGATATGGTCCTGATCCTCGAGCCCAGCGGGGCCGACGCCATCACCCTGGGCTACAAAGGTCGGATGCTCCTTCATCTCCGCCTCGAAGCGCCCAACCGCCACACGGCTATCCCGGAGCCGAACCCGGCGGAACGGCTGGTGGATCTGTGGATCACCCTTCGGGAGCGCGCCCGGGCCGCTTCCTCCGGGAACCGCATCTTTGAGCAGATCACCCCTTCTCTTCGCCGGATCCAGGCGGATGGGGACGGCCTCCGGGAATGGGCGGAGATGACCGTGGGGTTCCGACTGCCGGAGGCCTGGCCGCCGGAGCGATGGCGGGAGGCGATCCGACCGATCCTGGATACGGCAGGGGCAACCTGGCGGACCGAGGGGGAAGAGCCCGCGTGGCGGGCTTCCGCCGACACCCCACTGGTGCGGGCGTTGCTCGCCGGGATCCGGGGGGAAGGGCTCCACCCCCGCTTTCTCTTAAAATCCGGGACCTCGGACATGAACGTCGTGGGGCCAGCCTGGCGCTGCCCGATCGCCGCCTATGGGCCGGGCGATGCCCGACTGGATCACACCCCGGAGGAGCACATGGAGCTGACCGAATACGTAACCGGAATTCGCGTGCTGACGCGGGCGCTGGAATGGATCGCTGCGCAAGCGTAG
- the lysS gene encoding homocitrate synthase: MPLDHFYIIESTLREGEQFVGAHFSTEDKIRIAHALDEFGVEYIELTNPSASPKSFEDCRVIARLGLRCKVLTHIRCHLEDARRALETGVDGIDVVIGVSSYLRAFSHGMSVEEIIDRAAEVLTFIREQAPHIELRFSTEDTFRSDPADLLRVYLAIDRLGVVNRLGIADTVGIATPSQVAWLVGTLRRLTRADIEFHGHNDTGCAIANAFAALEAGATHIDTTVLGIGERNGITPLGGFIARMYTINRDLVRRKYNLRKLREIEQMVAEMVGVEIPFNNYITGMAAFTHKAGIHAKAILNNPETYEALDPQDFGMTRYISIAHRLTGWNAVKARAEQLGLNLSDEQIREVTAHIKALADEKRITLEDVDEMLRRWAGGEAASMSPPLHAPAPSRSD; this comes from the coding sequence ATGCCGCTGGATCACTTTTATATCATCGAATCCACCCTTCGCGAAGGGGAGCAATTCGTAGGAGCCCATTTTTCTACCGAGGACAAGATCCGCATCGCCCACGCCCTGGACGAGTTCGGGGTGGAATATATTGAGCTGACCAACCCCTCGGCCTCACCGAAGAGCTTTGAAGATTGCCGCGTCATCGCCCGTCTGGGGTTGCGTTGCAAAGTGCTGACGCATATCCGCTGCCACCTGGAGGACGCCAGGCGGGCGCTGGAGACCGGCGTGGACGGGATCGATGTGGTCATTGGGGTCTCCTCGTATCTGCGGGCCTTCAGCCACGGCATGAGCGTGGAGGAGATCATCGACCGGGCTGCGGAGGTGCTGACGTTCATCCGGGAGCAGGCTCCCCATATCGAGCTTCGCTTCTCCACCGAGGATACTTTCCGCAGCGATCCGGCAGATCTCCTGCGCGTATATCTGGCGATCGATCGGCTGGGAGTGGTGAACCGGCTGGGGATCGCCGACACGGTGGGCATCGCGACCCCCAGCCAGGTGGCCTGGCTGGTCGGCACCCTGCGACGGCTGACCCGGGCGGACATCGAATTCCATGGCCACAACGATACGGGGTGCGCCATCGCCAACGCCTTCGCCGCTCTCGAGGCCGGCGCGACCCACATCGATACCACCGTCCTGGGCATTGGGGAGCGCAACGGCATCACCCCGCTGGGAGGCTTCATCGCGCGGATGTATACCATTAACCGGGATCTGGTGCGGCGCAAGTATAACCTGAGGAAGCTGCGCGAGATCGAACAGATGGTGGCCGAGATGGTGGGGGTGGAGATCCCTTTCAACAATTACATCACCGGGATGGCCGCTTTCACCCACAAGGCCGGCATCCACGCCAAGGCCATCCTGAACAACCCGGAGACCTATGAGGCGCTGGACCCCCAGGACTTCGGGATGACCCGTTACATCTCCATTGCGCACCGGCTGACCGGATGGAACGCCGTGAAGGCGCGGGCCGAGCAGCTGGGGCTGAACCTGAGCGATGAACAGATCCGGGAGGTCACCGCTCACATCAAGGCCCTGGCGGATGAGAAGCGGATCACCCTGGAGGATGTGGACGAGATGCTGCGGCGCTGGGCCGGAGGGGAGGCGGCTTCCATGTCGCCCCCGCTGCATGCTCCGGCGCCTTCGCGATCCGACTGA
- a CDS encoding 3-isopropylmalate dehydratase large subunit — translation MGPQTFAQKAIARAAGRPEVTVGEIVDVRPDWILSHDNTAAIAQMFYRLGLRRVKDPDRLVITLDHAVPPPTPRHAQNHAEIRRFVAEQGIRHFFEAGRGICHQVLSEEALVLPGQMILGADSHTTHFGWMGAFGAGVGRSEVLALWATGELWLRVPESIRITLEGRLPFGVTAKDLCLRIFRDLGADGGLYRSVEFAGNISALSIESRMVIANFMAEFGAKNAYLPPDDSVFEWLALRRARRTGEPVEAVREGIAANALYPDRDAVYEAEYHYRLDELEPMVACPHSVDHVKPLREVAGVRVDLAFIGTCTNGRLEDIAAAAAILRGRRIAPNVRLLVIPASSEVLQEALRRGYLEVLIQAGAMIGVPGCGPCMGNHMGIPAPGEVVISSGSRNFRGRMGTPDAEIYLASPAVVAASALRGRITDPREVLEGEAVGHCSPL, via the coding sequence ATGGGACCGCAGACCTTCGCGCAGAAAGCGATCGCCCGGGCAGCCGGCCGCCCGGAGGTCACCGTCGGCGAGATCGTGGATGTGCGGCCGGACTGGATCCTGAGCCATGATAACACGGCCGCCATCGCCCAGATGTTCTACCGCCTCGGGTTGAGGCGCGTGAAGGATCCCGATCGGCTGGTCATCACCCTGGACCACGCGGTCCCGCCCCCGACTCCGCGCCACGCCCAGAACCACGCCGAGATCCGGCGCTTTGTGGCGGAGCAGGGCATCCGCCATTTCTTCGAGGCCGGGCGAGGGATCTGCCATCAGGTGCTCAGCGAGGAGGCCCTGGTGCTACCCGGCCAGATGATCCTGGGGGCCGACAGCCACACCACCCATTTCGGCTGGATGGGGGCCTTCGGAGCTGGCGTGGGGCGCAGCGAGGTGCTGGCCCTCTGGGCCACCGGCGAGCTCTGGCTTCGAGTGCCCGAAAGCATCCGGATCACCCTGGAGGGCCGTCTGCCCTTCGGCGTGACGGCCAAGGATCTCTGCCTGCGGATCTTCCGGGATCTGGGGGCCGATGGCGGGTTGTATCGTTCCGTGGAATTCGCTGGCAACATCTCCGCCCTCTCCATCGAGAGCCGCATGGTGATCGCCAACTTCATGGCCGAGTTCGGGGCCAAGAACGCATACCTCCCCCCAGATGATTCCGTCTTCGAGTGGCTGGCCCTCCGCCGGGCCCGGCGCACCGGCGAGCCCGTGGAGGCGGTCCGTGAAGGCATCGCGGCGAACGCCCTGTATCCGGATCGGGATGCGGTCTATGAGGCCGAGTATCACTACCGGCTGGACGAGCTGGAGCCTATGGTGGCATGTCCCCATTCGGTGGACCATGTGAAGCCGCTGCGAGAGGTGGCCGGCGTCCGGGTGGATCTGGCCTTCATCGGCACCTGCACCAACGGGCGGCTGGAGGACATCGCCGCCGCGGCGGCGATCCTGCGCGGGCGACGGATCGCCCCGAACGTGCGGCTGCTGGTGATCCCCGCCTCCAGCGAGGTGCTCCAGGAGGCCCTCCGACGGGGCTACCTCGAGGTCCTGATCCAGGCGGGAGCCATGATCGGGGTCCCCGGTTGCGGCCCATGCATGGGCAACCATATGGGCATCCCGGCTCCCGGGGAGGTGGTGATCTCATCGGGAAGCCGGAACTTCCGGGGACGGATGGGGACGCCGGACGCGGAGATCTACCTGGCCAGCCCGGCGGTCGTCGCCGCCAGCGCCCTGCGGGGAAGGATCACCGATCCCCGGGAGGTGCTGGAAGGCGAGGCCGTCGGCCACTGTTCTCCGCTCTGA